A region of the Candidatus Zixiibacteriota bacterium genome:
GTCACGTTTCGACGCGACGGCAAAGTGTGGGTGGATGGCAGACATGCTCCTGTAACGATAGAGAAAGAATTCGTAATCCTCTCCGAAAGACCGGAGGTGAAAGTCAGCTACCATCTGGTTAATCGAGACAATTCCGCCGCAAGCCTCAATTTCGGCATAGAATTCAATTTCGGGTTCCCGAACCTGACATCGCACAATGTGAGCTACACACTGGATGGAAAGATTCCAGCTAAGTTTAAGCGAACGGACAAAACATCCTCAGTAGATGGCATCTCTCAGTTTGGACTGCACAATGGCGACGACAATTTCAAGCTCGACATCTTCATCCAAAAGAAGGCCACACTCTGGCGGATGCCGATATATTCGGTGTCTCTCTCCGAGGAGGGTTTCGAGAAGGTGCAGCAAAGCATCTGCATGCTGCCGTCATGGCAGCTGCGACTTGAGCCTGACGAGTGCTGGGAGCTTGAGATGATAGTCAAATTCAAAGAGCTCGACCCGAAAGATGCTGCGAGAGTCGCAACGGTCTCACTTGCAAGGGCTTAGTCGCAGAGTCCGTCGATTTTTCCTCTCAACTTACTTGAGCTTCACTAGTTGAAGCCACCCTTCCAATTGCGAGAGACTTCTAATTGCGCGGAACCCCAGCAGACAGCCACGGTTATAGCGTTTACTTCAGAGGAATGTAGCGAGTTGTAACGGTGAATGGGGAGGAATCATTGAGTATGCCTAAGATTGCATTCAAAGAACCGGCCAGTTTGGAATTGGAGCCGGGTAACTACTGGTGGTGTCAGTGCGGGCTATCCGCAAATCAGCCTTTCTGCGATGGATCGCATAAAACTACGGACATTCTGCCGTTGCAGTTTGAAATCAGCGAGAAGAAGAGGGTCTATTTGTGCCAATGTAAACAGACCGGCAACAAGCCATTCTGTGACGGCACACACAAATCCTTATGATTACTGAATGGCGAGCGACCCAGGTCGCTCGATTACCGGAACACAAATTAATCACCAAATTCGGAGGAATTCCACATGCTAATAAAGAGACTCGTCACAGGAATCGTGCTGATGCTCTTTGCGGCTGGACCCGTCCTGGCGATGGATACGTACGTGATAGACAAGGCGCACTCCTCAGTCGGCTTTTCGGTCAAACATCTCGTGATATCTAAAGTAAAAGGTACATTGGATGATGTTTCGGCAACCGTTACGTACGATGAGAAAGATATTACGAAGTCGTCGGTGAACGTCGTAATTCAGTCTTCAAGCATTGACACAGACAACGAGAGGCGAGATAATCATCTTCGCAGCGCTGATTTCTTGGACATCGAAACATACCCGGAGATCACATTCAAGAGCAAGAAGATCGAGAAAGCTAACGAAGGATATGTGGCAATCGGCGATTTCACGATGCACGGCGTTACCAAAGAGATCGCCCTTCCATTCACCATAACAGGGACGATCATTGATCCGAGTGGAAACACAAAGATGGGCGTCGAATCTCTGATCACCGTCAAGAGAAGCGACTATGGTTTGACATGGAACCAGCCGCTTGAGGCCGGTGGTGTTCTTGTGAGCGATGAGGTCGATATAGAACTTTACCTTGAACTTGGAAAGCAGCAGTAGTGTTTCAGTAGCTGCAACACTGCGACGCAAGTCGTGCCAGAAGAGGCGGTCTAAGGAGAGTTCTCCCGGCCGCCTTTTATAATCAACCAATTGCATATATCTTGACACCGTGTTATATTGCTATTTATGCTGATTGAACTGTTGCGAGAAGATTTGTTCCCGTTAAGCGGAATGCTGCTCCTTGTCTGGGCGTA
Encoded here:
- a CDS encoding CDGSH iron-sulfur domain-containing protein; the encoded protein is MSMPKIAFKEPASLELEPGNYWWCQCGLSANQPFCDGSHKTTDILPLQFEISEKKRVYLCQCKQTGNKPFCDGTHKSL
- a CDS encoding YceI family protein, which codes for MLIKRLVTGIVLMLFAAGPVLAMDTYVIDKAHSSVGFSVKHLVISKVKGTLDDVSATVTYDEKDITKSSVNVVIQSSSIDTDNERRDNHLRSADFLDIETYPEITFKSKKIEKANEGYVAIGDFTMHGVTKEIALPFTITGTIIDPSGNTKMGVESLITVKRSDYGLTWNQPLEAGGVLVSDEVDIELYLELGKQQ